One genomic segment of Hordeum vulgare subsp. vulgare chromosome 2H, MorexV3_pseudomolecules_assembly, whole genome shotgun sequence includes these proteins:
- the LOC123429158 gene encoding uncharacterized protein At4g15970-like — translation MHSRSRHSAPTTTHLPGLITTSLLSRVRASSSMKSATSLLLGAALATAFFLLYTSVGRDLGARTPPAPRWAPEKAAGGADRPQQEAVVKEVSKGAVARSDGGGRDGSSSSEQKKQQQKIVMPVNKQQKQHDKPQDLADLLRRAANANRTVLITALNEAWAAPGSFLDLFLESFKHGENTANLVKHLLIVAMDKKAFDRCNAVHPLCYWFRVEGMDFAAEQKYMKGDYLEMMWKRNRFQQTILELGYTFLFTDVDILWFRDPFPRIPEAAQVVMSSDFFVGDPDSPGNYPNGGLLYVRSCAGSIGFYEHWQASRARFPGMHEQYVFDKIVKEGVPRRLGTRVQFLDTGRFGGFCQHGKDLGRIVTMHANCCVGLQNKLFDLKNVLEDWKTYRARVAAGNTGYFSWTVPGRCIH, via the exons ATGCACAGCCGTAGCCGCCATAGCGCACCCACCACCACCCATCTTCCTGGCCTGATCACCACCTCGCTGCTAAGTCGCGTGCGCGCTTCGTCGTCGATGAAGTCGGCCACCTCCCTCCTCCTCGGCGCCGCGCTCGCCaccgccttcttcctcctctacacGTCCGTGGGCCGCGACCTCGGCGCGAGGACGCCGCCGGCGCCACGGTgggcgccggagaaggcggcagGCGGGGCCGATCGGCCCCAGCAAGAGGCCGTCGTCAAAGAGGTGAGCAAGGGCGCGGTCGCCAgaagcgacggcggcggcagagaTGGTTCGTCGTCGTCGGAGCAGAAGAAGCAGCAGCAGAAGATCGTGATGCCCGTCAACAAGCAACAG AAACAGCATGACAAGCCCCAAGATCTGGCCGATCTACTCCGGCGAGCCGCAAATGCAAACCGGACCGTGCTTATAACGGCGCTCAACGAGGCATGGGCGGCACCGGGGTCGTTCCTGGACCTCTTCCTGGAGAGCTTCAAGCACGGCGAGAACACCGCGAACCTGGTGAAGCACCTGCTCATAGTGGCCATGGACAAGAAAGCTTTCGACCGGTGCAACGCCGTGCACCCCTTGTGCTACTGGTTCAGGGTGGAGGGCATGGACTTCGCCGCGGAGCAGAAGTACATGAAGGGGGACTACCTGGAGATGATGTGGAAGCGGAACCGCTTCCAGCAGACCATCCTCGAGCTAGGCTACACCTTCCTCTTCACG GACGTGGACATCCTGTGGTTCAGGGACCCGTTCCCGCGCATACCGGAGGCGGCGCAGGTGGTGATGTCGTCGGACTTCTTCGTGGGCGACCCGGACTCGCCGGGGAACTACCCGAACGGCGGGCTCCTCTACGTCCGGTCCTGCGCCGGCAGCATCGGGTTCTACGAGCACTGGCAGGCGTCGCGGGCGCGGTTCCCGGGGATGCACGAGCAGTACGTGTTCGACAAGATCGTCAAGGAGGGCGTGCCCCGCCGCCTCGGCACCAGGGTGCAGTTCCTCGACACCGGCCGGTTCGGGGGGTTCTGCCAGCACGGCAAGGACCTGGGCAGGATCGTCACCATGCACGCCAACTGCTGCGTGGGGCTGCAGAACAAGCTCTTTGATCTCAAGAATGTGTTGGAGGATTGGAAGACGTACAGGGCGCGGGTCGCCGCCGGGAACACGGGGTACTTCTCGTGGACGGTGCCCGGGAGGTGCATACACTGA